A stretch of Astyanax mexicanus isolate ESR-SI-001 chromosome 21, AstMex3_surface, whole genome shotgun sequence DNA encodes these proteins:
- the eif3f gene encoding eukaryotic translation initiation factor 3 subunit F: MAVHGPVVKIHPVVLASIADSYERRNEGASRVIGTLLGTIDKHSVEVTNCFSVPHNESEDEVAVDMEFAKNMYELHKKVSPSEVIIGWYATGYDITEHSVLIHEYYSREAQNPIHLTVDTALQSNKMNIRAYVSAQMGVPGKTVGVMFTPLTVKYVYYDTERIGVDLLQRTRASPNRTNGLTSDLAQVGSAAGRIQEMLTTVLAYIEDVLSGKVMADNSVGRYLMDLVNKVPKIPAEDFESMLNSNINDLLMVTYLANLTQAQIALNEKLVVL, translated from the exons ATGGCGGTTCACGGGCCGGTTGTGAAAATCCACCCGGTGGTTCTCGCTTCCATCGCGGACTCGTACGAGCGGAGGAACGAGGGGGCGAGCCGGGTGATCGGTACATTACTGG GAACCATAGATAAGCATTCTGTCGAAGTCACCAACTGTTTCTCCGTTCCTCACAATGAGTCAGAAGACGAG GTGGCTGTGGACATGGAGTTTGCAAAGAACATGTACGAACTTCATAAGAAGGTTTCGCCCAGTGAAGTCATCATTGGTTG GTATGCCACAGGATACgacatcacagaacattccgTGCTGATCCATGAGTACTACAGTCGGGAAGCGCAGAACCCCATCCACCTCACCGTGGACACGGCGCTGCAGAGCAACAAAATGAACATTCGTGCTTATGTCAG CGCACAGATGGGTGTTCCAGGGAAGACTGTTGGTGTGATGTTCACGCCCTTAAcagtaaaatatgtttattatgaCACAGAGCGCATTGGAG TTGATCTTCTACAAAGGACTCGTGCATCTCCCAACCGCACCAATGGCTTGACCTCAGACTTGGCTCAGGTGGGAAGTGCAGCAGGACGCATCCAGGAAATGCTGACCACAGTGCTCGCATACATTGAAGATGTCCTG TCTGGAAAGGTGATGGCTGACAACAGCGTCGGGCGCTATCTAATGGATCTGGTCAACAAAGTGCCCAAAATCCCAGCAGAGGACTTTGAGAGTATGCTCAACTCCAACATTAAT GATCTGCTGATGGTGACGTACCTGGCGAATCTCACCCAGGCTCAGATTGCTCTTAATGAAAAACTGGTTGTTCTGTAA